A DNA window from Novosphingobium sp. RL4 contains the following coding sequences:
- a CDS encoding M2 family metallopeptidase yields the protein MKFASTALAALAAGLSFGVAAPAFAEDAPSYPETAQGAAQFVAAAEKDLFDFSVDNARINWVNYTYLTDDTDALAAQSNGLLTEKQVAYAVEAAKFSKLPGLDADVSRKLGILRQGIVLPAPTTPGAAAELSAISTRLASTYGKGRGTLDGKEINGSDIEAEMGNLTHTPAEFAEMWTTWHDNVGKPMKGDYVKMVGIANQGAKELGYADVGAMWRSGYDMTPEQFSAETQRLWEEVKPLYLALHTYVRHKLNEKYGDAVQPKTGPIRADLLGNMWAQEWGTIYPLVAPKGAGDLGYDIGDLLKAQGRTPIDMVKAGEGFYSSLGFAPLPETFWKRSMIVKPADREVICHASAWDVDNKDDVRIKMCTKVDSGDFVTIHHELGHNYYQRAYNKQPFLYLNGANDGFHEAIGDFIALSITPQYLVQIDLLDKTKVPSADKDIGLLLRQAMDKVAFLPFGLLIDRYRWGIFDGSIQPADYNKAWTKMRLDYQGITPPAARGDDGFDAGAKFHVPGNTPYTRYFLARILQFQFYQAACKQAGWKGPLHRCSFYGDKKVGENLNKMLEMGMSKPWPEALKAFTGTPQMSAKPMLDYFAPLKKWLDEQNKGEKQGW from the coding sequence ATGAAATTCGCATCCACCGCGCTTGCCGCGCTCGCGGCCGGACTTTCGTTCGGCGTGGCCGCGCCGGCCTTTGCCGAGGACGCGCCCTCCTATCCGGAGACCGCACAGGGCGCCGCGCAGTTCGTGGCCGCCGCCGAGAAGGACCTGTTCGATTTCTCGGTCGACAATGCGCGCATCAACTGGGTGAACTACACCTATCTCACCGACGATACCGACGCTCTGGCAGCGCAGTCCAACGGGCTGTTGACCGAGAAGCAGGTGGCCTATGCGGTGGAAGCGGCGAAGTTCTCGAAGCTGCCGGGTCTCGATGCCGATGTCTCGCGCAAGCTTGGTATTCTTCGGCAGGGTATCGTCCTGCCGGCGCCGACCACGCCGGGTGCCGCCGCCGAACTGAGCGCGATATCCACGCGTCTCGCCTCCACTTACGGCAAGGGCCGCGGCACGCTGGACGGCAAGGAGATCAACGGCTCGGACATCGAGGCGGAGATGGGCAATCTGACCCACACGCCTGCCGAGTTCGCCGAGATGTGGACGACCTGGCACGACAATGTCGGCAAGCCGATGAAGGGTGACTACGTGAAGATGGTCGGCATCGCCAACCAGGGCGCCAAGGAGCTCGGCTATGCCGACGTCGGCGCCATGTGGCGTTCGGGCTACGACATGACGCCGGAGCAGTTCTCGGCAGAAACGCAGCGCCTGTGGGAGGAAGTGAAGCCGCTCTACCTCGCGCTGCACACGTATGTCCGCCACAAGCTGAACGAGAAGTACGGCGATGCCGTGCAGCCCAAGACCGGGCCGATCCGCGCCGACCTGCTCGGCAACATGTGGGCGCAGGAGTGGGGCACGATCTACCCGCTGGTCGCGCCCAAGGGTGCCGGCGATCTCGGCTACGACATCGGCGATCTGCTGAAGGCGCAGGGCCGCACCCCGATCGACATGGTCAAGGCGGGCGAGGGCTTCTACTCGTCGCTCGGCTTCGCACCGCTGCCCGAGACGTTCTGGAAGCGCTCGATGATCGTGAAGCCCGCCGACCGCGAGGTGATCTGCCACGCCTCGGCCTGGGACGTCGACAACAAGGACGACGTGCGCATCAAGATGTGCACCAAGGTGGATTCCGGTGACTTCGTGACGATCCACCACGAACTGGGCCACAACTACTACCAGCGCGCCTATAACAAGCAGCCGTTCCTCTATCTCAACGGCGCCAACGACGGCTTCCACGAGGCGATCGGCGACTTCATCGCGCTCTCGATCACGCCGCAGTACCTCGTGCAGATCGACCTGCTGGACAAGACCAAGGTGCCCAGCGCCGACAAGGACATCGGCCTCCTGCTGCGCCAGGCGATGGACAAGGTGGCGTTTCTGCCCTTTGGCCTGCTGATCGACCGCTATCGCTGGGGTATCTTCGACGGTTCGATCCAGCCTGCCGACTACAACAAGGCCTGGACGAAGATGCGTCTCGACTATCAGGGCATCACCCCGCCTGCCGCGCGCGGTGACGACGGCTTCGACGCGGGTGCCAAGTTCCACGTTCCGGGCAACACGCCCTACACGCGCTACTTCCTCGCCCGCATCCTCCAGTTCCAGTTCTATCAGGCGGCGTGCAAGCAGGCCGGCTGGAAGGGCCCGCTGCACCGTTGCAGCTTCTATGGTGACAAGAAGGTCGGCGAAAACCTGAACAAGATGCTGGAGATGGGCATGTCCAAGCCCTGGCCGGAGGCGCTCAAGGCCTTCACCGGCACTCCGCAGATGAGCGCCAAGCCGATGCTCGACTATTTCGCGCCGCTCAAGAAGTGGCTCGACGAGCAGAACAAGGGCGAGAAGCAGGGCTGGTAA
- a CDS encoding alpha/beta fold hydrolase: MSDLRKEVIEGYAGTDLAVHVMGDTGARPLLLLHGLFSSADVNWIKYGNAKILADAGFEVFMPDLRAHGESGAPHDTAAYPADVLVEDLKLVIAALGLADYDLGGFSLGARTSVRGVLAGLAPRKLILGGMGLTGLSGWARRSAHFVDAIDRFGTIERGDKAFIAQAFMKSMKIDRVAARLLLGSVDDTGADAIARIVMPTLCVCGAEDHDNGSAPELAEALPQGHYVETPGNHMSSVTFKDMGRAMAEFLLD, translated from the coding sequence GTGAGCGATCTGCGCAAGGAAGTCATCGAAGGTTACGCGGGCACCGATCTGGCCGTGCACGTCATGGGCGATACCGGCGCGCGCCCGCTGCTGCTGCTTCACGGCCTGTTCTCCAGCGCCGACGTGAACTGGATCAAGTACGGCAACGCGAAGATCCTTGCCGACGCCGGGTTCGAAGTCTTCATGCCGGACCTGCGCGCTCACGGCGAGAGCGGTGCGCCGCACGATACCGCTGCCTATCCCGCCGACGTGCTGGTCGAGGATCTCAAACTGGTGATCGCCGCGCTTGGCCTGGCCGACTACGATCTTGGCGGTTTCTCACTGGGCGCGCGGACTTCGGTGCGCGGCGTGCTGGCAGGCCTTGCGCCGCGCAAGCTGATCCTTGGCGGCATGGGTCTTACCGGGCTCTCCGGCTGGGCGCGGCGCAGCGCCCACTTCGTGGATGCCATCGATCGTTTCGGCACTATCGAACGCGGCGACAAGGCCTTCATCGCGCAGGCCTTCATGAAGTCGATGAAGATCGACCGGGTGGCGGCGCGGCTGCTGCTGGGATCGGTGGACGATACCGGTGCGGATGCCATCGCCCGGATCGTGATGCCCACGCTCTGCGTTTGCGGGGCGGAAGATCACGACAACGGCTCCGCGCCGGAACTGGCGGAAGCTTTGCCGCAGGGACATTACGTCGAGACGCCGGGCAATCACATGTCTTCGGTGACGTTCAAGGATATGGGCAGGGCCATGGCCGAGTTTCTGCTCGATTAA
- the rplI gene encoding 50S ribosomal protein L9, which translates to MDIILLERVEKLGAIGDVVSVKDGYARNYLLPNKKALRANERNKKVFEANRAKIEAENAERRAGAEAQSSEVEGKQVVLIRASSNSGQLYGSVSVRDIVDALNEQGAGVAKQMIVLERPIKTIGVFDVRVSLHPEVSVNVKVNVARSPDEADLQSQGVDVMAAMFEQDVSGFTEAYDPNAEPGEIAVEEAVEGEEEA; encoded by the coding sequence ATGGACATCATCCTCCTCGAACGCGTCGAAAAGCTCGGCGCCATCGGCGATGTCGTTTCCGTCAAGGACGGTTACGCCCGCAACTACCTTCTTCCCAACAAGAAGGCCCTGCGCGCCAACGAACGCAACAAGAAGGTCTTCGAGGCCAACCGCGCGAAGATCGAGGCTGAAAACGCCGAGCGTCGCGCCGGTGCAGAAGCCCAGTCGAGCGAAGTCGAAGGCAAGCAGGTCGTCCTGATCCGCGCTTCGTCGAACTCCGGCCAGCTCTACGGTTCGGTTTCCGTCCGTGACATCGTCGATGCCCTCAACGAGCAGGGCGCTGGCGTTGCCAAGCAGATGATCGTGCTCGAGCGCCCGATCAAGACCATCGGCGTGTTCGACGTTCGCGTCAGCCTGCACCCCGAAGTCTCGGTCAACGTCAAGGTGAACGTCGCTCGTTCGCCCGACGAAGCCGACCTGCAGTCGCAGGGCGTGGACGTGATGGCCGCGATGTTCGAACAGGACGTCTCCGGCTTCACCGAAGCCTACGACCCGAACGCCGAACCCGGCGAAATCGCGGTCGAGGAAGCTGTCGAAGGCGAAGAAGAAGCCTGA
- a CDS encoding AMP nucleosidase gives METIKSTLAELVRVYETAVSTLRADISAFVENGTPPPPERREMRAWSYPELRITYAGTERGTFYSRSFGRLNEAGVYTTTITKPRLFADYLEEQLALLHEDYEVEIVVGPSTQEIPFPYVLDGVGMGSVTPQELAAHFPTTELAMIGDEIADGVFRQESGEPLPLALFDGLRTDFSLARLAHYTGTSPEHCQRYILFTNYHRYVDEFVDWAGKQIGTDDYTALSGAGGLYLDSPVENARERLSDTAWRRHQMPAYHLIRPDKSGITLVNIGVGPSNAKTITDHLAVIRPEVWLMIGHCGGLREGQRIGDYVLAHAYLRDDHVLDPVLPPEIPLPAIAEVQQALASAAEAVSGEGGANLKKRMRTGTVVTTDDRNWELRYTESAHRFSLSRAIGIDMESATISAQGYRFRVPYGTLLCVSDKPIHGELKLPGQANRFYEEAIASHLKIGLHACDLLRAEGEKLHSRKLRAFNEPPFR, from the coding sequence ATGGAAACGATCAAGAGCACTCTCGCGGAACTCGTCCGCGTTTATGAAACCGCCGTCAGCACTCTCCGGGCCGACATTTCCGCCTTTGTAGAGAACGGCACGCCTCCGCCGCCCGAACGCCGCGAAATGCGCGCATGGTCCTACCCCGAACTGCGCATCACTTACGCAGGCACGGAGCGCGGCACGTTCTACAGCCGTTCGTTCGGCCGCCTGAACGAAGCCGGCGTCTACACGACCACGATCACCAAGCCGCGCCTCTTCGCGGACTATCTCGAGGAACAGCTCGCGCTGCTTCACGAAGATTACGAGGTGGAGATCGTTGTCGGCCCGTCGACGCAGGAAATCCCCTTCCCCTACGTCCTTGACGGCGTTGGCATGGGCAGCGTCACGCCGCAGGAACTGGCCGCGCACTTCCCGACGACCGAACTCGCGATGATCGGGGACGAGATCGCCGATGGCGTGTTCCGCCAGGAATCCGGCGAACCGCTGCCTCTGGCCCTGTTCGACGGTTTGCGCACCGACTTCAGCCTCGCTCGCCTGGCACACTACACCGGGACCAGCCCTGAGCACTGCCAGCGCTACATCCTCTTCACCAACTACCACCGCTACGTGGACGAGTTCGTGGACTGGGCCGGCAAGCAGATCGGCACGGACGACTACACGGCGCTTTCGGGCGCCGGCGGCCTCTATCTCGACAGCCCGGTAGAGAATGCCCGCGAACGCCTGTCCGACACGGCATGGCGGCGTCACCAGATGCCCGCCTACCACCTGATCCGGCCCGACAAGTCGGGCATCACGCTCGTCAACATCGGCGTCGGCCCCTCGAACGCCAAGACGATCACCGATCACCTCGCGGTCATCCGCCCCGAAGTGTGGCTGATGATCGGCCACTGCGGCGGGCTTCGCGAAGGCCAGCGCATCGGCGACTATGTGCTCGCCCATGCCTATCTGCGCGATGATCATGTGCTCGATCCGGTCCTGCCGCCCGAGATCCCGCTGCCTGCCATCGCCGAAGTGCAGCAGGCGCTTGCCTCGGCGGCCGAAGCGGTCAGCGGCGAAGGCGGCGCCAACCTGAAGAAGCGGATGCGCACCGGCACCGTCGTCACCACCGACGACCGGAACTGGGAACTGCGCTATACCGAATCCGCGCATCGTTTCAGCCTCAGCCGCGCCATCGGCATCGACATGGAAAGCGCCACGATCAGCGCCCAGGGCTACCGGTTCCGCGTGCCCTACGGCACCCTGCTGTGCGTCTCGGACAAGCCGATCCACGGCGAACTCAAGCTGCCGGGCCAGGCCAACCGCTTCTACGAAGAAGCCATCGCCAGCCACCTCAAGATCGGCCTCCACGCCTGCGACCTGCTCCGCGCCGAGGGCGAGAAGCTGCATTCCCGCAAGCTGCGCGCGTTCAACGAACCGCCTTTCCGGTAA
- a CDS encoding aspartate-semialdehyde dehydrogenase gives MGYRVAVVGATGNVGREMLNILAEREFPCDEIAAVASSRSTGTEIEFGETGKMLKVKNIEHFDFTGWDIALFAAGSGPTAIHAPRAAAQGCVVIDNSSLYRMDPDIPLVVPEVNPEAIDGYKARNIIANPNCSTAQMVVALKPLHDKAKIKRVVVSTYQSVSGAGKAGMDELFEQSRAIFVGDQVEPRKFTKQIAFNVIPHIDVFLDDGSTKEEWKMVVETKKILDPKIKVQATCVRVPVFVGHSESLNIEFEEEISATEAQDILREAPGVMLVDKREDGGYVTPVEAVGDGATYISRVREDSTVENGLALWCVSDNLRKGAALNAVQIAELLGRRHLKKG, from the coding sequence ATGGGTTACCGGGTTGCCGTCGTCGGCGCGACCGGAAATGTCGGCCGCGAAATGCTCAACATCCTCGCCGAGCGCGAATTCCCCTGCGACGAGATCGCAGCGGTGGCTTCGTCGCGTTCGACCGGGACCGAGATTGAATTCGGCGAAACCGGCAAAATGCTCAAAGTAAAGAACATCGAGCATTTCGATTTCACCGGCTGGGACATCGCGCTCTTCGCTGCAGGCTCCGGCCCGACCGCGATCCACGCGCCGCGTGCCGCCGCGCAAGGCTGTGTCGTGATCGACAACTCGTCGCTCTACCGGATGGACCCGGACATTCCGCTGGTCGTGCCGGAAGTGAACCCCGAGGCGATCGACGGCTACAAGGCCCGCAACATCATCGCCAATCCCAACTGCTCCACCGCGCAGATGGTCGTGGCGCTGAAGCCCCTGCATGACAAGGCGAAGATCAAGCGCGTCGTCGTCTCGACCTACCAGTCGGTTTCCGGCGCGGGCAAGGCGGGCATGGACGAACTGTTCGAACAGAGCCGCGCGATCTTCGTGGGCGACCAGGTCGAGCCGCGCAAGTTCACCAAGCAGATCGCCTTCAACGTGATCCCGCATATCGACGTCTTCCTCGACGATGGTTCCACCAAGGAAGAGTGGAAGATGGTCGTGGAAACCAAGAAGATCCTCGATCCCAAGATCAAGGTGCAGGCCACCTGCGTGCGCGTGCCGGTCTTCGTGGGCCACTCGGAATCGCTCAACATCGAGTTCGAGGAAGAGATTTCGGCCACCGAAGCGCAGGACATCCTGCGTGAAGCGCCGGGCGTGATGCTGGTCGACAAGCGCGAGGACGGCGGATACGTCACCCCGGTTGAAGCCGTGGGCGACGGCGCGACCTACATCAGCCGCGTGCGCGAAGACTCGACCGTCGAAAACGGCCTGGCGCTGTGGTGCGTCTCTGACAACCTGCGCAAGGGCGCCGCGCTCAACGCGGTGCAGATTGCCGAGCTGCTCGGCCGCCGTCACCTCAAGAAGGGCTGA
- the rpsR gene encoding 30S ribosomal protein S18, with protein MARAFFRRRKSCPFSGKNAPAIDYKDVRLLQGFMSERGKIVPSRITAVSAKKQRELSQAIKRARHIGLLPYIVK; from the coding sequence ATGGCACGTGCATTCTTCCGCCGCCGCAAGTCCTGCCCGTTCTCGGGCAAGAACGCTCCGGCCATCGACTACAAGGACGTACGTCTGCTTCAGGGCTTCATGTCCGAGCGTGGCAAGATCGTTCCGAGCCGCATCACCGCGGTTTCCGCAAAGAAGCAGCGTGAGCTGAGCCAGGCGATCAAGCGCGCCCGGCACATCGGCCTCCTGCCCTACATCGTCAAGTAA
- the rpsF gene encoding 30S ribosomal protein S6, with protein sequence MAQYEHVFLARQDLSQAQVDALAATATEIVEANQGKVTKTETWGLKNLAYKIKRNRKAHFVMLNIEAPGDTIAELERQTQINEDVIRYLTIRVDEHEAGPSVMMRKSDRERTRRREREGN encoded by the coding sequence GTGGCTCAGTATGAGCACGTGTTCCTGGCACGCCAGGACCTCAGCCAGGCGCAAGTCGATGCACTTGCCGCCACCGCCACCGAGATCGTCGAAGCAAACCAGGGCAAGGTCACCAAGACCGAAACCTGGGGCCTCAAGAATCTCGCGTACAAGATCAAGCGCAACCGCAAGGCGCACTTCGTGATGCTCAACATCGAAGCTCCCGGCGACACCATCGCCGAGCTCGAGCGTCAGACGCAGATCAACGAAGACGTGATCCGTTACCTGACCATCCGCGTCGACGAACACGAAGCTGGTCCGTCGGTCATGATGCGCAAGAGCGACCGCGAGCGTACTCGCCGTCGTGAACGTGAAGGGAACTGA
- a CDS encoding TonB-dependent receptor domain-containing protein, translating to MTSEMKRLLLASTLLMGLPAMAHAQDSTPANASANAADAEPEGGAIVVTGSRLSNPNLEQAAPIMAVSAKEIALTGQVNVENILKDLPQILPGSTAASNNPGGGVATADLRGLGAARTLVLVNGHRYVSYDTNQIVDLNTIPTALIERVDVVTGGKSAVYGSDAVTGVVNFVTKQDFDGVQANANYRLTGEGDGAQYNGGLLVGKNFADGRGNITIYGDYMRRKSILQSGRSYTSVAQTDGTSGLVAGGSGTTPDGKVTLDGTGYKFAQDGSYSLYESPADAYNYASENYLQVPQKRELLSAQWHFDVSDHLTLYGEGQYIHNRVKNQLAPTPLTGTFSIDTDSSFLSSSSQALLASYDTDGDGYTSTAINRRLTEVGDRISNMDSKAYRGLIGARGQISGNWNYDAYFSYSRTRQVERQSGNVSASRVQQALQTTYDSSGNLVCSDTSNGCVPLNIFGAGNISQEAADFISIDTVNRSTITEKVASGAITNSNLFDLGAGPAGLAFGAEYRSEHGSFEPDEALASGDVIGFNSSEPIAGGYNVKELFAEIDVPLIADKPFIHRLDFNGAYRFSDYSNAVSQVSTFSAGLVWSPVKDISFRGQFSRAVRAPTVNDLFSGNAQNYESATDPCAKDSATGTSEAITNANLNASCLASGIPASKIGNYTADSQIESYNGGNTALREETANTWTVGTMIQPRFAPGLSFTVDYYHIKIDNFITAVGTSNIIKSCYGTKENGWTPIDTSACALLPRDSNTYMITGAIDNLTNSGGVKTDGIDFDAQYAIPLAFGAQDSSKLTLRVSGTRLLHWTFNPTANLSSASVECAGKFGLLCNNVYAKWRLNSRATWSTDGATVSLAWRHLSPVKDDDNSTKYTVEKIKAYDYFDLTAQIDVADRFTWNIGMNNMFNKKPPILGDNQEQSNTYPTTYDVYGRTFFTGVTVNF from the coding sequence ATGACATCCGAGATGAAGCGCCTTCTGCTGGCGTCCACCCTGCTGATGGGCCTGCCTGCCATGGCACATGCCCAGGACAGCACCCCGGCAAATGCCTCCGCCAACGCGGCCGATGCCGAACCGGAAGGCGGCGCCATCGTCGTGACCGGCTCGCGCCTGTCCAATCCGAACCTTGAGCAGGCCGCGCCGATCATGGCCGTGTCGGCAAAGGAAATCGCGCTGACCGGGCAGGTCAACGTCGAGAATATCCTCAAGGACCTGCCGCAGATCCTGCCGGGCTCGACCGCTGCCTCCAACAATCCCGGCGGGGGCGTCGCCACGGCCGACCTGCGCGGCCTGGGCGCCGCGCGCACCCTGGTCCTGGTGAACGGCCACCGCTATGTCTCGTATGACACCAACCAGATCGTCGACCTCAACACGATCCCGACCGCGCTGATCGAGCGTGTGGACGTGGTGACGGGCGGCAAGTCGGCAGTCTACGGGTCGGACGCAGTGACCGGTGTCGTCAACTTCGTGACCAAGCAGGACTTCGACGGGGTCCAGGCCAATGCCAACTACCGCCTGACCGGCGAAGGCGACGGTGCGCAGTACAATGGCGGCCTTCTGGTCGGCAAGAATTTCGCCGACGGGCGCGGCAACATCACGATCTACGGCGACTACATGCGTCGCAAGTCGATCCTCCAGTCGGGCCGCAGCTACACCTCGGTCGCGCAGACCGACGGCACCAGCGGGCTGGTCGCCGGCGGTTCGGGAACGACACCGGACGGCAAGGTCACGCTGGACGGAACCGGCTACAAGTTCGCGCAGGACGGCAGCTATTCGCTCTACGAAAGCCCGGCCGACGCCTACAACTACGCATCGGAGAACTACCTTCAGGTTCCCCAGAAGCGCGAATTGCTCTCGGCGCAGTGGCACTTCGACGTCAGCGATCACCTGACTCTCTACGGTGAGGGCCAGTACATCCACAACCGCGTGAAGAACCAGCTCGCGCCGACGCCGCTGACCGGCACCTTCTCGATCGACACCGATTCGTCCTTCCTGTCATCCAGCTCGCAGGCCCTGCTCGCCAGCTACGACACCGACGGCGACGGCTATACCTCCACCGCCATCAACCGCCGCCTGACCGAAGTCGGCGACCGCATCTCCAACATGGACAGCAAGGCCTATCGCGGCCTCATCGGCGCACGCGGCCAGATTTCGGGCAACTGGAACTACGACGCCTACTTCAGCTACTCGCGCACCAGGCAGGTCGAGCGCCAGTCCGGCAACGTCTCGGCAAGCCGGGTCCAGCAGGCCCTGCAGACCACCTACGATTCCAGCGGCAACCTCGTTTGCTCGGATACCAGCAACGGCTGCGTTCCGCTGAACATCTTCGGTGCCGGCAACATCAGCCAGGAAGCGGCGGACTTCATCTCGATCGATACGGTCAACCGCTCCACCATCACCGAGAAGGTCGCCAGCGGCGCGATCACCAACAGCAACCTGTTCGATCTTGGTGCAGGCCCGGCCGGTCTTGCGTTCGGTGCCGAGTATCGCAGCGAGCACGGCAGCTTCGAACCCGACGAAGCACTCGCCTCGGGCGATGTGATCGGCTTCAACTCGTCCGAGCCGATCGCCGGCGGCTATAACGTCAAGGAGCTGTTCGCCGAAATCGACGTCCCGCTGATTGCCGACAAGCCGTTCATCCACCGCCTGGACTTCAACGGCGCCTACCGCTTCTCGGACTATTCGAATGCGGTGTCCCAGGTCAGCACTTTCTCGGCGGGCCTCGTCTGGTCGCCGGTCAAGGACATCAGCTTCCGCGGCCAGTTCTCCCGCGCAGTCCGCGCGCCGACGGTCAACGACCTGTTCAGCGGCAATGCCCAGAACTACGAATCGGCAACCGACCCCTGCGCCAAGGATTCGGCGACCGGCACGAGCGAGGCGATCACCAACGCCAATCTCAACGCAAGCTGCCTTGCCTCGGGCATCCCTGCATCGAAGATCGGCAACTACACTGCGGATTCGCAGATCGAGAGCTACAACGGCGGCAATACCGCGCTGCGCGAAGAAACGGCGAATACCTGGACGGTCGGTACGATGATCCAGCCCCGGTTCGCTCCGGGCCTCTCCTTCACCGTCGATTATTACCACATCAAGATCGACAACTTCATCACTGCCGTTGGCACGTCGAACATCATCAAGTCGTGCTACGGTACCAAGGAGAACGGCTGGACGCCGATCGATACCAGTGCCTGCGCCCTGCTGCCGCGTGACTCCAATACCTACATGATCACCGGCGCGATCGACAATCTGACCAATTCGGGCGGCGTGAAGACCGACGGCATCGACTTCGATGCCCAGTACGCCATCCCGCTTGCCTTCGGGGCCCAGGACAGCAGCAAGCTGACTCTGCGCGTGAGCGGCACCCGGTTGCTGCACTGGACGTTCAATCCCACCGCCAACCTGTCCAGCGCGTCGGTCGAATGCGCCGGCAAGTTCGGCCTGCTCTGCAACAACGTCTATGCCAAGTGGCGCCTCAACAGCCGCGCAACATGGTCGACCGACGGCGCGACCGTGTCGCTTGCGTGGCGCCACCTTTCGCCGGTCAAGGATGACGACAACTCGACGAAATACACCGTCGAGAAGATCAAGGCGTATGACTACTTCGATCTCACCGCGCAGATCGATGTGGCGGACCGCTTCACCTGGAACATCGGCATGAACAACATGTTCAACAAGAAGCCGCCGATCCTGGGTGACAACCAGGAACAATCGAACACCTATCCGACGACTTACGACGTTTACGGCCGGACTTTCTTCACCGGTGTGACCGTCAACTTCTGA
- a CDS encoding GFA family protein yields the protein MTQTMTGGCQCGRIRYEAKVENDEAYLCHCRYCQKATGGFAAAFVQVPKAGVTWEHEPDWYQSSAIAQRPFCSRCGTPLGFDFIESSGNMDLTLGSFDEPGFFRPAAHSGCESLHPAWLDTKDLPRHYSAETESVASRWKAAGLEVP from the coding sequence ATGACCCAAACCATGACCGGCGGCTGCCAGTGCGGCCGCATTCGCTATGAGGCCAAGGTCGAGAACGACGAGGCCTATTTGTGCCATTGCCGCTATTGCCAGAAGGCGACGGGCGGCTTCGCGGCGGCTTTCGTCCAGGTGCCGAAAGCCGGGGTGACCTGGGAGCATGAGCCGGACTGGTACCAAAGTTCCGCCATCGCGCAACGGCCGTTCTGCTCGCGCTGCGGCACCCCGCTCGGGTTCGACTTCATCGAGAGCAGCGGCAACATGGACCTGACGCTCGGCAGCTTCGACGAACCGGGTTTCTTCCGTCCCGCTGCACATTCCGGCTGCGAAAGCTTGCATCCGGCGTGGCTCGATACCAAGGACCTGCCGAGGCATTACAGCGCGGAGACGGAAAGCGTCGCGTCGCGCTGGAAGGCGGCAGGACTGGAGGTTCCCTAA